The proteins below come from a single Crossiella sp. CA-258035 genomic window:
- a CDS encoding FAD-dependent monooxygenase, producing the protein MSALTEVIVVGGGPTGLLLAAELRLAGADPLVLEAADGALRRTRSLGLRGLNGRTVQSLRLRGLTDRLAAAQAELFDLLASGGEADGEDPTRDLVRLLSANRAKGHFGGLPLIEDAADPGGPPTQFVLQQHVLERLLADRLAELGVRIRAGCPVVDVQPEDTGVRAVLADGSSVRAAYLVGCDGGRSTVRKRAGIAFPGTDATMTGRTAVAQLADPGAITAALHGPRGLLSLSMVPGEIATIEFDGGPADRDEPVTAEEMAASISRVSGTEVTITELAAAIRYSDNTRQAETYRRGRVLLAGDAAHVHSPIGGQGLNLGLQDALNLGWKLGLVVRGLAPESLLDSYTAERHPVGERVLRNTRAQVALLRPGAQVAALREVLRETLTIPAAKRHFIEMANGLDIDYAPGSAHPLVGRFAPPLELTGADPLPVLLGGGRAVLLDLVDRKEIRDIGAGHADRVRVVGAACPSHPELTAVLLRPDGYVAWATSDAELTGLPEALDSWFGPALMLSP; encoded by the coding sequence GTGAGTGCGCTGACTGAGGTCATCGTGGTGGGCGGCGGGCCGACCGGGTTGCTGCTGGCTGCCGAGCTGCGCCTGGCCGGGGCCGATCCGTTGGTGCTGGAGGCGGCCGACGGGGCGCTGCGCCGGACCCGCAGCCTGGGCCTGCGCGGCCTCAACGGCCGGACCGTGCAGTCGCTGCGGCTGCGCGGACTGACCGATCGGCTGGCCGCGGCCCAGGCAGAGCTGTTCGACCTGCTCGCCTCCGGCGGGGAAGCTGACGGCGAGGACCCGACCCGCGACCTGGTGCGCTTGCTCTCGGCGAACCGGGCCAAGGGGCACTTCGGCGGCCTGCCACTGATCGAGGACGCGGCCGATCCCGGGGGCCCGCCCACCCAGTTCGTCCTCCAGCAACACGTGCTGGAGCGGCTGCTGGCCGACCGGTTGGCAGAGCTGGGCGTCCGGATCCGCGCCGGCTGCCCGGTGGTGGACGTGCAGCCCGAGGACACCGGGGTCCGGGCGGTGCTGGCCGACGGGAGCTCGGTACGCGCGGCCTACCTGGTGGGCTGCGACGGCGGCCGCAGCACCGTGCGCAAGCGGGCCGGGATCGCCTTCCCCGGCACGGACGCGACGATGACCGGCCGGACGGCTGTCGCCCAGCTCGCCGATCCCGGCGCGATCACCGCCGCCCTGCACGGCCCGCGCGGGCTGCTCAGCCTGTCGATGGTGCCGGGGGAGATCGCCACCATCGAGTTCGACGGCGGACCGGCCGACCGGGACGAGCCGGTCACCGCCGAGGAGATGGCGGCCAGCATCAGCCGGGTCAGCGGGACCGAGGTGACCATCACCGAGCTGGCCGCCGCCATCCGGTACAGCGACAACACCAGGCAGGCCGAGACCTACCGGCGGGGCCGGGTGCTGCTGGCCGGGGACGCCGCGCACGTGCACTCACCGATCGGCGGGCAGGGCCTCAACCTCGGGTTGCAGGACGCGCTGAACCTCGGCTGGAAGCTCGGCCTGGTGGTGCGCGGCCTGGCCCCGGAGTCGCTGCTGGACAGCTACACCGCCGAGCGGCACCCGGTGGGGGAGCGGGTGTTGCGCAACACCAGGGCCCAGGTGGCGCTGCTGCGGCCCGGCGCTCAAGTGGCCGCATTGCGCGAAGTGTTGCGGGAGACCCTGACGATCCCGGCGGCCAAGCGGCACTTCATCGAGATGGCCAACGGGCTCGACATCGACTACGCCCCGGGCTCCGCACACCCTCTCGTCGGCCGGTTCGCACCGCCGCTCGAACTGACCGGTGCCGACCCGCTGCCGGTGCTGCTGGGCGGGGGCCGCGCGGTGCTGCTGGACCTGGTGGACCGCAAGGAGATCCGCGATATCGGGGCGGGCCACGCCGACCGGGTCCGGGTGGTCGGCGCGGCCTGCCCGTCCCATCCGGAACTGACCGCGGTGCTGCTCCGCCCGGACGGCTACGTCGCCTGGGCCACCTCGGACGCCGAGCTGACCGGGCTGCCCGAGGCGCTGGACAGCTGGTTCGGTCCCGCGCTGATGCTCAGTCCCTGA
- a CDS encoding TetR/AcrR family transcriptional regulator C-terminal domain-containing protein has translation MARREPLNREKVLDAALALAAAEGLDGLSMRKLAKSLGVEAMALYNHVANKTDILDGIAARVYAEIERPDPALPWAERVRATALSFYRVLSRHPVVPLALVTDQANPTTLRALQPIDDLIGALYEAGLDDDGVRQALGALNGLIFGSLLLTTAGFARAHSEPGETGHTEIYLRRVDPAKLPHFSRALPALGAARPEQDFERALDLLLTGLTAAAPS, from the coding sequence ATGGCGCGCAGGGAGCCGTTGAACCGGGAGAAGGTCCTGGACGCGGCCCTCGCGCTGGCCGCGGCGGAGGGCCTGGACGGGCTGTCCATGCGCAAGCTGGCCAAGTCCCTCGGCGTCGAGGCGATGGCGCTGTACAACCACGTGGCGAACAAGACCGACATCCTGGACGGCATCGCCGCGCGGGTCTACGCCGAGATCGAGCGCCCCGACCCGGCCCTGCCCTGGGCCGAGCGGGTCCGCGCCACCGCGCTGAGCTTCTACCGCGTGCTCAGCCGCCACCCGGTGGTGCCGCTGGCCCTGGTCACCGACCAGGCCAACCCCACCACACTGCGCGCGCTGCAACCGATCGACGACCTGATCGGCGCGCTCTACGAAGCCGGTCTTGACGATGACGGCGTGCGCCAAGCGCTGGGCGCGCTGAACGGCCTGATCTTCGGCTCACTGCTGCTGACCACCGCCGGGTTCGCCCGCGCGCACAGCGAACCCGGCGAGACCGGGCACACCGAGATCTACCTCCGGCGGGTGGATCCGGCCAAGCTGCCGCACTTCAGCCGGGCCCTGCCCGCACTCGGCGCGGCCCGGCCGGAACAGGACTTCGAGCGGGCGCTGGACCTGTTGCTCACCGGCCTGACCGCAGCCGCTCCTTCCTGA
- a CDS encoding amidase, which yields MHHHLPRSSPPGSRVLLALGLGLTLLATGCTGPEPSQPPKPFVLQDAGIAEIGRALGSGALTSVELTAMYLNRIQAYDANGIRLNSVVVPNPEALAEAAAADQRRAAGKVLGPLDGIPFTVKDSYMVKGLTVASGSPAFKDLVAGSDAFTVRKIREAGGVLIGKTNMPPMAAGGMQRGLYGRPESPYHRDYLAAAWNSGSSNGSAVATAANFAVFGMGEETVSSGRSPASNNALVAYTPSRGLLSIRGNWPLWPVMDVIVPQTRGMDDLLTLLNTIAVKDEQTATDFWRDQRAVALPSVEQLRPADHASLRKPDALRGKRLGVPKIYIGEDLGGTDPIEIRPSVRVLWQQAAEDLRKLGAEVVPVDFPVAHNQELDRVGAVSAYERGLLPPDFLRTMEKVDAYSAERFLKSVGDPRLSSWTQVDMAKVFPVDPGSIEEKEGVDNLEFFRNHPRLVAEGVPNQWSEVPGLAESLRGLENTRKADFEDWLKARGLDGVVFPANTDIGRAEADVDKAANAAARKNGTRLSTMNQTMRLLGIPSVSVPMGLMEDTRMPVNLTFAGPAYQDNTLLSFAYAYEQATHRRVPPTRPAPLADETVELAKNPFPEPGTRTERDGPQVTLTSTVDGEALKVNGTAADPSGIAQTRLYVNGERLTTTGDEKAWAAEVPLAKYRSPGAHRADSLLVLAVVKDRGGNTTVKTVTTPLK from the coding sequence ATGCACCATCACCTGCCCCGGTCGTCGCCACCAGGCAGCCGGGTCCTGCTTGCCCTCGGTCTCGGCCTGACCTTGCTCGCCACCGGCTGCACCGGCCCGGAGCCCAGCCAGCCGCCCAAGCCGTTCGTGCTCCAGGACGCCGGGATCGCCGAGATCGGGCGCGCGCTCGGCTCGGGCGCGCTGACCAGCGTCGAGCTGACCGCGATGTACCTCAACCGCATCCAGGCCTACGACGCCAACGGGATCAGGCTGAACTCGGTCGTGGTGCCCAACCCGGAGGCGCTGGCCGAGGCCGCGGCCGCCGACCAGCGGCGCGCGGCGGGCAAGGTGCTCGGGCCGCTGGACGGGATCCCGTTCACGGTCAAGGACAGCTACATGGTCAAGGGGCTCACCGTGGCCTCGGGATCACCGGCGTTCAAGGACCTGGTGGCCGGTAGTGACGCCTTCACCGTGCGCAAGATCCGCGAGGCCGGCGGGGTGCTGATCGGCAAGACGAACATGCCGCCGATGGCCGCCGGTGGCATGCAGCGCGGGCTGTACGGCCGCCCGGAGAGTCCCTACCACCGCGACTACCTGGCCGCGGCCTGGAACTCCGGTTCCTCCAACGGTTCCGCGGTGGCCACCGCGGCGAACTTCGCGGTGTTCGGCATGGGCGAGGAGACGGTTTCCTCCGGTCGCTCCCCCGCCTCCAACAACGCACTCGTCGCCTACACCCCCTCCCGCGGCCTGCTCTCCATCCGCGGCAACTGGCCGCTGTGGCCGGTGATGGACGTGATCGTCCCGCAGACGCGCGGCATGGACGACCTGCTCACCCTGCTCAACACCATCGCGGTCAAGGACGAGCAGACCGCCACCGACTTCTGGCGGGACCAGCGCGCGGTCGCGCTGCCCTCGGTGGAGCAGCTGCGCCCGGCCGACCACGCCTCGCTGCGGAAGCCGGATGCGTTGCGCGGCAAGCGGTTGGGCGTGCCGAAGATCTACATCGGCGAGGACCTCGGCGGCACCGACCCGATCGAGATCCGGCCGTCGGTCCGCGTCCTGTGGCAGCAGGCGGCCGAAGACCTGCGCAAGCTGGGCGCCGAGGTGGTGCCGGTGGACTTCCCGGTGGCGCACAACCAGGAGCTCGACCGGGTAGGCGCGGTGTCGGCCTACGAACGCGGCCTGCTGCCGCCGGACTTCCTGCGCACCATGGAAAAAGTGGACGCCTACAGCGCGGAGCGGTTCCTCAAGTCCGTCGGCGACCCGCGGCTGAGCTCCTGGACCCAGGTGGACATGGCCAAGGTCTTCCCGGTCGACCCCGGTTCGATCGAGGAGAAGGAGGGCGTGGACAACCTGGAGTTCTTCCGCAACCATCCCCGGCTGGTGGCCGAGGGGGTGCCCAACCAGTGGAGCGAGGTGCCGGGACTGGCGGAGTCGTTGCGGGGCTTGGAGAACACCCGCAAGGCCGACTTCGAGGACTGGCTCAAGGCGCGTGGCCTGGACGGCGTGGTGTTCCCGGCCAACACCGACATCGGCCGGGCCGAGGCGGATGTGGACAAGGCGGCCAACGCGGCGGCCAGGAAGAACGGCACCCGGCTGTCCACCATGAACCAGACCATGCGGCTGCTGGGCATCCCGAGCGTGTCGGTGCCGATGGGGCTGATGGAGGACACCCGGATGCCGGTGAACCTGACCTTCGCCGGCCCGGCCTACCAGGACAACACCCTGCTGTCCTTCGCCTACGCCTACGAGCAGGCCACCCACCGCAGGGTGCCGCCCACCCGCCCGGCCCCACTGGCCGACGAGACGGTCGAACTGGCCAAGAACCCCTTCCCCGAACCGGGAACGCGCACCGAGCGGGACGGTCCACAGGTCACGCTGACGTCCACAGTGGACGGAGAGGCGCTGAAGGTCAACGGCACCGCGGCCGATCCCAGTGGCATCGCGCAGACCCGGTTGTACGTCAACGGCGAGCGGCTCACCACCACCGGCGACGAGAAGGCCTGGGCGGCGGAGGTCCCGCTGGCGAAGTACCGGTCCCCCGGCGCGCACCGGGCGGACAGCCTGCTGGTGCTCGCGGTGGTGAAGGACCGCGGCGGCAACACCACGGTCAAGACGGTGACAACCCCGCTGAAGTGA
- a CDS encoding alpha/beta hydrolase: MRLRQWGVAGMAGVALLGAGGVPALAADGVPARLKAFYQQQLSWAPCAALAGLECATVVVPMDYAKPGAERVQVAISRRKATDPAGRRGVLLVNPGGPGGSGLGLPNRFAGQPVGRVYDVVGFDPRGVGQSTQLRCEASLLELPQPSRPTEAQLPNFTATARDVEDGCVRAGGDYRKHVTTRNTARDMDVIRGALGEKKINYFGYSYGTWLGAMYGTLFPRNLDRSVLDSAMDPNKTWHEQDLDSAHSIKFNFDSWAAWTAARHKTFRLGTTPAQIRAGLDEIAAALATKPVGGLGDVTDLDTFTGFYTRYRAVWAGFSQQVRELLDSLHGNGNPELAKRNAALLELAKRSLVKPTSAGAFQAVTCEWDWPSDQRDYYRDMRQWRDSHPYGRTVSFLAPTNCAFRGFTRTEPLPRITRTAYPTGLVVHAEGDTQTAYPNGVAMAETLRHHLISVPNDGEHGQYGSGGACVDSTVNRYLVDGILPATRSECAGVDKPADIPVDGATVQAPQGEPDVVELATGIVRRLETSGIH; encoded by the coding sequence GTGCGGTTGCGGCAGTGGGGCGTGGCGGGCATGGCGGGTGTGGCGTTACTCGGCGCGGGCGGGGTGCCCGCGCTGGCCGCCGACGGGGTGCCTGCCAGGCTGAAGGCTTTCTACCAGCAGCAGCTCAGCTGGGCGCCGTGCGCGGCCCTGGCCGGGCTGGAGTGCGCGACGGTGGTGGTCCCGATGGACTACGCCAAGCCCGGCGCGGAGCGGGTGCAGGTGGCGATCAGCCGCCGCAAGGCCACCGACCCGGCCGGTCGGCGCGGGGTGCTGCTGGTCAACCCCGGCGGTCCTGGCGGTTCGGGGCTGGGGCTGCCGAACCGGTTCGCCGGCCAGCCGGTCGGCCGGGTCTACGACGTGGTCGGGTTCGATCCGCGCGGGGTGGGGCAGTCCACCCAGCTGCGGTGCGAGGCCAGCCTGCTGGAGCTGCCGCAGCCATCCCGGCCGACCGAGGCGCAGCTGCCGAACTTCACCGCGACGGCCCGGGATGTCGAGGACGGGTGCGTGCGCGCGGGCGGGGACTACCGCAAGCACGTGACCACTCGCAACACCGCGCGGGACATGGACGTCATCCGCGGCGCGCTGGGTGAGAAGAAGATCAACTACTTCGGCTACTCCTACGGCACCTGGCTCGGCGCGATGTACGGCACGCTGTTCCCGCGCAACCTGGACCGCAGCGTCCTGGACTCCGCGATGGACCCGAACAAGACCTGGCACGAGCAGGACCTCGACTCGGCGCACTCGATCAAGTTCAACTTCGACTCCTGGGCCGCCTGGACCGCCGCGCGGCACAAGACCTTCCGCCTGGGCACCACCCCGGCGCAGATCCGCGCGGGACTGGACGAGATCGCCGCCGCGCTGGCCACCAAGCCGGTCGGCGGGCTGGGCGACGTCACCGACCTGGACACCTTCACCGGCTTCTACACCCGCTACCGCGCGGTGTGGGCCGGGTTCTCCCAGCAGGTCCGCGAGCTGCTGGACTCCTTGCACGGCAACGGGAATCCCGAGCTGGCCAAGCGCAACGCCGCCCTGCTGGAGCTGGCCAAGCGTTCGCTGGTCAAGCCGACCTCGGCCGGCGCCTTCCAGGCGGTGACCTGCGAGTGGGACTGGCCGAGCGACCAGCGGGACTACTACCGGGACATGCGGCAGTGGCGGGACAGCCACCCCTACGGCCGCACGGTGTCCTTCCTGGCCCCCACCAACTGCGCATTCCGCGGCTTCACCCGCACCGAGCCGCTGCCCCGGATCACCCGCACCGCCTACCCGACCGGCCTGGTCGTGCACGCCGAGGGCGACACCCAGACCGCCTACCCCAACGGGGTGGCGATGGCCGAAACCCTGCGGCACCACCTGATCAGCGTGCCCAACGACGGTGAGCACGGCCAGTACGGCAGCGGCGGCGCCTGCGTGGACAGCACGGTCAACCGCTACCTGGTCGACGGCATCCTGCCGGCCACCCGCTCGGAGTGCGCAGGCGTGGACAAGCCGGCCGACATCCCGGTCGACGGCGCCACCGTGCAGGCCCCGCAGGGCGAACCGGATGTGGTCGAGCTGGCCACCGGGATCGTGCGGCGGCTGGAGACCAGCGGCATCCACTGA
- a CDS encoding DNA alkylation repair protein, with amino-acid sequence MAETTVAELRAELAALEDPKMRAVNEKHGDDHGVNLGKLRAIAKRLKTQQDLARELWATGDTAARLLALLICRPKAFERDELDAMLREARVPKVHDWLVNYVVKKGPHAEELRQAWFADPDPVVASAGWALTSERVVKKPEGLDLSGLLDLIEARMKQAPDRLQWAMNHCLAQIGIEHAGHRARALDIGERLEVLKDYPTPPNCTSPFAPSWINEMVRRQDASR; translated from the coding sequence GTGGCGGAGACGACGGTGGCCGAGCTGCGGGCCGAGCTGGCCGCGCTCGAGGACCCGAAGATGCGCGCGGTGAACGAGAAGCACGGCGACGACCACGGGGTGAACCTGGGCAAGCTGCGTGCGATCGCCAAGCGGCTGAAGACCCAGCAGGACCTGGCCCGCGAGCTCTGGGCCACCGGCGACACCGCGGCCAGGCTGCTGGCGCTGCTGATCTGCCGTCCGAAGGCCTTCGAGCGGGACGAGCTGGACGCCATGCTGCGCGAGGCGCGCGTCCCCAAGGTGCACGACTGGCTGGTGAACTACGTGGTGAAGAAGGGCCCGCACGCCGAGGAGCTGCGGCAGGCCTGGTTCGCCGACCCCGACCCGGTGGTGGCCAGCGCGGGCTGGGCGCTGACCAGCGAACGCGTGGTCAAGAAGCCGGAGGGCCTCGACCTGTCCGGCCTGCTCGACCTCATCGAGGCGCGGATGAAGCAAGCCCCGGACCGGTTGCAGTGGGCGATGAACCACTGCCTGGCCCAGATCGGCATCGAGCACGCCGGGCACCGCGCCCGCGCCCTGGACATCGGGGAGCGCCTTGAGGTGCTCAAGGACTACCCGACCCCGCCGAACTGCACCTCCCCGTTCGCGCCCAGCTGGATCAACGAGATGGTGCGCCGCCAGGACGCGAGTAGGTAG
- a CDS encoding sugar efflux transporter, producing the protein MTLTSESPAPLTFRSLLPLASVSISVGLAVALAMPFFGLFLTTQVGVGPVGLGGFLLVMPLAGLVVSAYLGRLSDRRAVRRNLLVAGSLAGALGSLAFAVVRDYWVLLGISVTLLAVASSVLAQMFAYARQAVERSGSARAPVVISSLRTLISLAWVGGPPLAALLVSWAGYTGLYLASAGFYLLVAVFTFRLPELGGHSSSRLTGRPGGPARPELVCAVLAFAALQGALSLGGKALPLYVTADLGGTESDAGLILGLCAALEIPLMLGFGVLAVKLDQRRLVLLGAVVSVVYQASMAATVATWQVAAAQALNAVVISALMGVGISYFQALAPDRPGFTTTLYSNTLTAGGMLAGPLLGLAHQLGYRTAYLMSLALAVLGVVLLVITGMIARRAGVVPGGETSEESGART; encoded by the coding sequence GTGACGCTCACCAGCGAGTCCCCCGCACCGCTGACCTTCCGCTCGCTGCTGCCACTGGCCTCGGTCAGCATCTCGGTGGGTCTGGCCGTCGCGCTGGCGATGCCGTTCTTCGGGCTGTTCCTGACCACCCAGGTCGGCGTCGGCCCAGTCGGCCTTGGCGGCTTCCTGCTGGTCATGCCGTTGGCGGGGCTGGTGGTAAGCGCGTACCTCGGCAGGCTGTCCGACCGGCGGGCGGTGCGGCGCAACCTGCTGGTGGCCGGCTCGCTGGCGGGCGCGCTGGGCTCGCTGGCCTTCGCCGTGGTGCGCGACTACTGGGTGCTGCTCGGCATCTCGGTGACCCTGCTGGCGGTGGCCTCCTCGGTGCTGGCGCAGATGTTCGCCTACGCGCGGCAGGCCGTGGAGCGCAGCGGGTCGGCCAGGGCGCCGGTGGTGATCAGCAGCCTGCGCACGCTGATCTCGCTGGCCTGGGTGGGCGGGCCGCCGCTGGCCGCGCTGCTGGTGTCCTGGGCCGGGTACACCGGGCTGTACCTGGCCAGCGCCGGGTTCTACCTGCTGGTCGCGGTGTTCACCTTCCGGCTGCCGGAGCTCGGCGGCCACAGCTCGTCCCGGCTGACCGGTCGGCCGGGCGGTCCGGCGCGGCCGGAGCTGGTGTGCGCGGTGCTGGCCTTCGCCGCGTTGCAGGGCGCGCTGTCGCTGGGGGGCAAGGCGCTGCCGCTGTACGTGACCGCGGACCTGGGCGGCACCGAGTCCGACGCGGGCCTGATCCTCGGGCTGTGCGCCGCGCTGGAGATCCCGCTGATGCTGGGCTTCGGGGTGCTCGCGGTGAAGCTGGACCAGCGGCGGCTGGTGCTGCTCGGCGCGGTGGTCTCGGTGGTGTACCAGGCGAGCATGGCGGCCACCGTGGCCACCTGGCAGGTCGCCGCGGCCCAGGCGCTCAACGCGGTGGTGATCTCGGCGCTGATGGGCGTGGGCATCTCCTACTTCCAGGCGCTGGCCCCGGACCGGCCGGGCTTCACCACCACGCTGTACTCCAACACGCTGACCGCGGGCGGCATGCTCGCCGGTCCGCTGCTCGGCCTGGCCCACCAGCTCGGCTACCGCACCGCATACTTGATGAGCCTGGCCCTGGCCGTGCTCGGCGTGGTGCTGCTGGTCATAACCGGGATGATCGCGCGCAGGGCCGGTGTTGTGCCTGGTGGCGAGACGAGCGAAGAGAGCGGAGCGAGAACATGA
- the msrA gene encoding peptide-methionine (S)-S-oxide reductase MsrA has product MTAASEKAVLAGGCFWGMQDLFRRHPGVLTTRVGYTGGDVPNATYRNHGSHAEAIEIVFDPAQLSYRQILEFFFQIHDPSTRDRQGNDIGASYRSAIFYLDEEQKRLAEQVIAEVDASGKWPGKVVTEVTQAGDFWEAEPEHQDYLERYPNGYTCHYVRPEWQLGER; this is encoded by the coding sequence ATGACCGCGGCGAGTGAGAAGGCCGTACTGGCCGGTGGCTGCTTCTGGGGCATGCAGGACCTGTTCCGCAGGCACCCCGGCGTGCTCACCACCAGGGTCGGCTACACCGGCGGCGACGTGCCCAACGCGACCTACCGCAACCACGGCAGCCACGCCGAGGCCATCGAGATCGTCTTCGACCCTGCCCAGCTGAGCTACCGCCAGATCCTGGAGTTCTTCTTCCAGATCCACGACCCCAGCACCCGCGACCGGCAGGGCAACGACATCGGCGCCAGCTACCGCTCGGCCATCTTCTACCTCGACGAGGAGCAGAAGCGCCTCGCCGAGCAGGTCATCGCCGAGGTGGACGCCTCCGGCAAGTGGCCGGGCAAGGTGGTCACCGAGGTCACCCAGGCGGGGGACTTCTGGGAGGCCGAGCCGGAGCACCAGGACTACCTGGAGCGCTACCCGAACGGCTACACCTGCCACTACGTGCGGCCGGAGTGGCAGCTCGGCGAGCGCTGA
- a CDS encoding alpha/beta hydrolase — MVAGALAVSGAVVAPGVASAAPAPSVNWQPCPDAAGVDCATIDVPVDWAKPAGDKIQIGLARRKAKDPAKRIGAILMDPGGPGGSGVGSVKSSEQFTEAARERFDQVGFDPRGINTSSKLLCDRDLASQATAARHPTSQADFDRLAGLNRQLHDSCRANSGKLADHVDNLNTVRDMDAIRAALGEQKLTYVGYSYGSLMGQQYAEKFPHRVRALVLDGNMDHSLNSAWDFMRSETAPVELGFLKFAKWCDTTTTCALHGQDTKKVYAELKAKAKAGKLIGSGGKPVDFYQLAGQAFGVTRPANWSHLATALRNLKDGSGSEALEALAGPVANVPYPSIWCSDWSYPVRDYAEYQRLRDRLSRQFSNVEWTPYVDHALTCVNSGTKTTNPQRRLEIRNAPPLVMIGNIHDPATVYEWNLTAARQSGAHLITYEGWGHTAYRQTGPSPCVNAAVDDYLINLKTPKRGLSCPATEKPGAAEKASQEPMVGPYQAA; from the coding sequence TTGGTCGCCGGCGCGCTGGCGGTGTCCGGCGCGGTCGTGGCGCCGGGCGTGGCCTCGGCCGCACCGGCGCCCTCGGTCAACTGGCAGCCCTGTCCGGACGCCGCCGGCGTCGACTGCGCGACCATCGACGTCCCGGTGGACTGGGCCAAGCCTGCCGGCGACAAGATCCAGATCGGGCTGGCCCGGCGCAAGGCCAAGGACCCGGCCAAGCGCATCGGCGCGATCCTGATGGACCCGGGCGGCCCCGGCGGCTCCGGCGTCGGCTCGGTCAAGTCGAGCGAGCAGTTCACCGAGGCCGCCCGCGAGCGCTTCGACCAGGTCGGCTTCGACCCGCGCGGGATCAACACCAGCAGCAAGCTGCTCTGCGACCGCGACCTGGCCAGCCAGGCCACCGCGGCGCGGCACCCCACCAGCCAGGCCGACTTCGACAGGCTGGCCGGGCTGAACCGGCAGCTGCACGACAGCTGCCGGGCCAACTCCGGCAAGCTGGCCGACCACGTGGACAACCTGAACACCGTCCGCGACATGGACGCCATCCGGGCCGCGCTCGGCGAGCAGAAGCTGACCTACGTCGGCTACTCCTACGGCAGCCTGATGGGCCAGCAGTACGCGGAGAAGTTCCCGCACCGGGTCCGCGCGCTGGTGCTCGACGGCAACATGGACCACAGCCTGAACAGCGCCTGGGACTTCATGCGCAGCGAGACCGCGCCGGTCGAGCTGGGCTTCCTGAAGTTCGCCAAGTGGTGTGACACCACCACGACCTGCGCGCTCCACGGCCAGGACACCAAGAAGGTCTACGCCGAGCTGAAGGCCAAGGCCAAGGCGGGCAAGCTGATCGGCTCCGGCGGCAAGCCGGTGGACTTCTACCAGCTGGCCGGCCAGGCCTTCGGCGTCACCCGCCCGGCGAACTGGAGCCACCTGGCCACCGCGCTGCGCAACCTCAAGGACGGCTCCGGCTCCGAGGCGCTGGAGGCCCTGGCCGGCCCGGTGGCCAACGTGCCGTACCCGTCGATCTGGTGCAGCGACTGGAGCTACCCGGTGCGCGACTACGCCGAGTACCAGCGCCTGCGCGACCGGCTGTCCCGCCAGTTCAGCAACGTCGAGTGGACCCCCTACGTCGACCACGCGCTGACCTGCGTGAACAGCGGCACCAAGACCACCAACCCGCAGCGCCGCCTGGAGATCCGCAACGCGCCGCCGCTGGTGATGATCGGCAACATCCACGACCCGGCCACCGTGTACGAGTGGAACCTCACCGCGGCCAGGCAGAGCGGCGCCCACCTGATCACCTATGAGGGCTGGGGCCACACCGCCTACCGGCAGACCGGTCCGAGCCCGTGCGTGAACGCGGCGGTGGACGACTACCTGATCAACCTCAAGACGCCGAAGCGGGGCCTGTCCTGCCCGGCCACCGAGAAGCCCGGCGCGGCCGAGAAGGCCAGCCAGGAACCGATGGTCGGCCCGTACCAGGCCGCCTGA
- a CDS encoding GNAT family N-acetyltransferase, which translates to MGTTEVRLREITEENRDAVCALRVRPDQEQFVASVTQSLADAAENPEDEPWYRAVYAGDEPVGFVMLSWNVPPGRPGVLGPYFLWRLLIDHRHQRRGYGEQVLRLVVALIRADGGTELLTSYQPGEGEPWPFYRRFGFELTGEVDEGELVLRLPLGQMA; encoded by the coding sequence ATGGGGACCACCGAGGTGCGGTTGCGCGAGATCACCGAGGAGAACCGGGACGCGGTGTGCGCGCTGCGCGTGCGGCCCGACCAGGAGCAGTTCGTCGCCTCGGTGACCCAGTCGCTGGCCGACGCCGCCGAGAACCCGGAGGACGAGCCCTGGTACCGGGCCGTCTACGCCGGGGACGAGCCGGTCGGGTTCGTCATGCTCAGCTGGAACGTGCCGCCCGGCCGTCCCGGCGTGCTCGGCCCGTACTTCCTGTGGCGGCTGCTGATCGACCACCGGCACCAGCGGCGCGGCTACGGCGAGCAGGTGCTGCGGCTGGTGGTGGCGCTGATCCGCGCGGACGGGGGCACCGAGCTGCTCACCAGCTACCAGCCGGGGGAGGGGGAGCCGTGGCCGTTCTACCGGCGGTTCGGCTTCGAGCTCACCGGGGAGGTCGACGAGGGGGAGCTCGTGCTGCGGCTGCCGCTCGGTCAGATGGCGTGA